In one window of Prevotella fusca JCM 17724 DNA:
- a CDS encoding DNA alkylation repair protein, translating into MKPIIGLITDELQAFSTEEKREVLPRFFKTGKGEYGEGDHFLGVAVPDTRTVAKQHKDISLNEIRNLMQSEWHEVRLCALLIMVEKSKKKDETLRKQLFDLYLSQTSRINNWDLVDLSCRFIVGEFLLDKSRDILYQLAQSPLLWDNRIAIVSTYAFIRKGQLDDTYVLSDLMMKHPHDLMHKAIGWMLREAGKRNPERLYDYVMNHRAEMPRTMLRFAIEKFGPKERSVLMKRV; encoded by the coding sequence ATGAAACCTATTATCGGACTGATTACAGATGAGCTTCAGGCTTTTTCGACAGAAGAGAAAAGAGAAGTTCTGCCCAGATTCTTCAAGACTGGCAAGGGTGAATATGGAGAAGGTGACCACTTCTTAGGTGTCGCAGTGCCTGATACCAGAACCGTTGCCAAGCAGCACAAAGACATTTCCCTGAATGAAATACGGAATCTGATGCAGTCAGAATGGCACGAAGTACGCCTGTGTGCCTTGCTCATTATGGTGGAGAAAAGCAAGAAGAAAGATGAAACATTGCGCAAACAGCTTTTTGACCTTTACCTCTCCCAGACCAGCCGCATCAACAATTGGGACCTTGTCGACCTGTCCTGCCGCTTCATCGTAGGCGAATTCCTGCTCGACAAGTCACGTGACATTCTTTATCAGTTAGCACAGAGTCCGCTACTATGGGATAACCGTATTGCCATCGTATCAACCTATGCTTTCATACGCAAGGGACAATTAGACGACACCTATGTGCTGAGTGACCTGATGATGAAGCACCCACATGATCTCATGCACAAAGCTATTGGCTGGATGCTTCGTGAGGCTGGCAAGCGTAATCCCGAGCGGCTTTACGACTACGTCATGAATCATCGGGCAGAAATGCCACGTACTATGCTGCGTTTTGCCATTGAAAAGTTTGGTCCAAAAGAACGGTCTGTACTTATGAAGCGTGTGTAG
- a CDS encoding co-chaperone GroES, translating to MTIKPLADRVLVLPAQAEEKVGGIIIPDTAKEKPQRGKVVAVGNGTKDEEMILKVGDEVLYGKYAGTELENEGEKYLMMRQSDVLAVVE from the coding sequence ATGACAATTAAACCTTTAGCAGACAGAGTCCTCGTGCTCCCAGCACAGGCAGAAGAGAAAGTTGGTGGTATTATCATCCCAGATACAGCCAAGGAAAAGCCACAGCGTGGCAAGGTTGTTGCCGTTGGCAATGGCACCAAGGATGAAGAGATGATTCTCAAGGTTGGCGATGAGGTTCTCTATGGCAAGTATGCTGGTACTGAACTTGAGAATGAAGGTGAGAAATATTTGATGATGCGTCAGAGCGACGTTCTGGCGGTTGTTGAGTAA